The window CACGCTTGTAGGTAAGGACAAAACTTATGAGCCTGTGGTTACTTTTTCTATCAATGAAAGTGATGCCATCACGGCTGTATCACAAAATCTGAAAGAAGAAACCTATAAATATTTTCAGATCACCAAGGACATTGAAGTGATCTACAATTTTGTGGACCTTACCCGCTTTAGTAAAAAGCCAATCGATGCTTTTCGTCAGGTAATAGCACCCAAGGGTGAAAAAATTCTGATGCATGCATCTAATTTCAGAAAAGTGAAGCGCGTGGGCGATGTGTTGAAAGTCTTTGCAGCGGTTCGTTTACGTATGCCTGCTAAATTATTGATGGTGGGCGACGGACCAGAACGTTTTGCGATGGAAGAATTGGCCCGTGAATTACACATTGATGAGGATGTGCGCTTTGTAGGTAAGCAAGAACAGATGGAGGATATTCTTGCTGTAAGTGATGTCTTCTTATTGCCTTCTGAATATGAAAGTTTTGGTTTAGCAGCATTGGAAGCAATGGCTGCGCGATCAGTCGTGATTAGCACAAACGCTGGTGGATTGAGTGAAATCAATATTCAAGGTGAAACAGGCTTTATGGCTGATGTAGGCGATGTGGCAGCCATGAGTGAATATGCAATTGGTTTATTGAGTGATGATGCCAAACTGGAAGCCATGAAAGAAAAAGCTTACGAACAAGCCAAGCGTTTCGATATTCACAATATCATTCCTGTGTACGAAAAACTCTATAGTCGGTTCTGCAGATTAGAGTGCGAAGCTTAAGCGTTCAATACTTCCAATAGTTTTTTGGTAATTGTTTGTATCTCTTCGCTGGTGATGCAGAGCGGTGGTGCAATACGCATGCAATTCGGTGCGAATAAAAACCAGTCTGTAATTAAGCCGTGTTTTACCGCACGATGAATGATGGATTGTGCAGTTGCATCGTCTGCAAACTCCACAGCCATCCAAGCACCAAAAAGATGCACACGCTGCACCAAAGGATGTTGCAATAATGCTTCTCCAAGCTCAGTTACTAAATTCGGTGCAGTCGCCATCCAATCGCTAGCTAATAAGACTTCAAAAGCCGCTTTACCGGCAGCACAAGAAACTGGGTGACCGCCAAACGTAGTGATATGTCCCAGCACGGGATCATGTGTGAGCGTGGATAACAATCGTTGATCTGCAATAAAAGCACCCAGCGGCATACCTCCACCTAATGCTTTTCCTAACAACAAGATATCAGGTACAATACCAAAATGTTCAAAAGCCCAGAGCTTACCTGTTCTACCAAAGCCAGATTGAATTTCATCCAGTATCAATAACACACAGTGCTCATCACATTTTTTCCTGACTGATTGTATCCATGCTGCATCAGGTGCGTTCACACCGGCCTCTGCCTGCACGGTTTCCATAATCACACAAGCAACCGTATGATCAATTGCCTCCAATGCTTCCGCACTACCATAGTTCAGATGTAACACATCCGGCAATAGAGGCCTGAATGCATTGCGCCAGTATTCACCACCCATCACACTCAACGCACCCTGGGTACTACCATGATAACTATTGTTGAAACTAATGATGCGTGTTCTGCCTGTTACACGTTTGGCCAGCTTCATCGCTCCTTCTGTTGCCTCAGTGCCACTGTTGGTGAAATAGACACAGTTAAGTGACGCAGGTAAATGCTCCGTTAACAACTTCGCATAAGCTACTTGTGGCTGTTGAATAAACTCACCATACACAATGAGGTGCATGTATTCAGCAGCCTGTGTTTGCACAGCTTTCACAACAGCAGGATGAGAATGACCAATGTTCGCAACGCTAAAACCTGCAATCAAATCGATATACTGTTGTCCATCCGCTCCATACAAATAGACACCCTCCGCCTTCACCATCTCAATACCGATTGGTGCTTGTGAAGTTTGCGCCACATGCCTGAGAAAAAGTTCCTTATGAGAAATTGCTGCCATTTGTATCAATTCTTCTGTCAAACTGCGACATTTGAACAGAAATTCGAAGTTATGGCACTAATCCTTCCTGTAGAAAACAAACATCCACAATTCGGGCAGGACTGTTTTGTTGCGCCGAATGCTACAATTGTAGGTGATGTAACCATGGGTGATCAATGCAGCGTTTGGTTCAATGCAGTGGTGCGGGGAGATGTACACTATATCCGCATGGGTAATAAAGTGAATGTACAGGACGGCGCGGTCATTCATTGTACTTACCAGAAACATCCCACCAATATCGGCAACCATGTGTCCATTGGCCACAATGCCATCGTACATGGCTGCACCATTCATGATCATGTGTTGATTGGCATGGGCGCTATTGTAATGGACCGCTGCGAAGTGCATAGCAATTCTATCATCGCTGCAGGTGCAGTTGTATTAGAAGGCACTATCGTTGAAGCCGGAACCATTTACGCAGGTGTGCCCGCTAAAAAGGTAAAGAATATTCCACCGGAACTCATCAGCGGAGAAATAGAACGTATTGCCAATAACTATACCCACTATGCATCCTGGTTTGATGCACACAACCAAGCACCAACATCCAACTTATGAAAAAACAACTCTTTCTGCTCGTTTTCATCAGCTGCATGCTGAGCTCCTGCGGATTATACTATCGCGTTTTCGGGTCAAGAGAGCCTAAAAAGGGTTGTCCAACCAATGGCAAAAACATTGGCGCAGAAAAGCTTGCCGCAGGCGATCCTCAGGCCATGAAAGCAGCACGAAAAGCCAAGAAGTTTAAAGTGTAATTAGTACTGATTCTCTTCAATAGAATCGTATAAACCAAGATAACTGATATACCTGTTCTCATGAATTAGCCCTTCAGCAACGGCATTTTTTACAGCACATCCTGGCTCATTGATGTGTGAGCAATTGTTGAACTGACAATCATTGATATACTGCCGCATTTCCGGATAATAATGCGATAGCTCCTGCTTACTGATATCCACCAAACCCAACTCGCGAATACCGGGCGTATCAATAATACTGCCGCCTCCGGGTATATCAAACATTTCAGCAAAAGTGGTGGTATGCATCCCCTTTCCACTCCAGCCACTCACTTCCTGCGTACGCAAACCCATTTCAGGAAATACTGCATTGATAAAGCTGGATTTACCTACGCCACTATGTCCACTTAAGAGCGTCGTCTTATGCTGTAACAAACTACGCACTTCATCCATACCCATGCTTTCCAGTACACTGGTAAGCAGAACGGTATAGCCAATAGCAGTGTACATCTCCTTCCATTCTTCAAACAAAGCCAATTCTTTTTTGCGGTAGATATCTGCTTTGTTGACGATGAGGATAGCCGGTATATGATAGGCTTCACAAGAGATTAAGAATCGATCTACAAAACCCTGTGAAGTGCGTGGTTCTTTCAAGGTAATAAAAAGCAAACTCTGATCCAGATTGGAAGCAATAATATGGTGCTGCCAGCGGGTATGTGGAGAAGCGCGGATCACATAGTTTTTACGATCATGAATCTCAGTGATGACAGCCGATTGCTCCGTCTCCAGCTCCTCCTCAATTTCCACTTCATCGCCTACAGCAATGGGGTTGGTAGAGGAGATATCTTCTGTCTTGAAAACACCCTTCAGGCGTGCATTATAGCGGCTACCGGCATCACTTTTTACCTGATACCAGCTACCTGTTGATTTATACACCCGTGCACGCATGCAGCGAAGATAGGCGCAAAAGCCTGATTTGCTGGTTTGTGCAGTTCCACAAAAAGACAGTAGGCAGGGAAATTCAATATCTTCGCGCCATGGGTCAATTTGCACACGACGAAGTAGTTCCTTTTGGCGATAGTCAACTGGAGAAAAAGGCGCAAGTAGCACAGATGTTCGATAAGATCGCTTTTCGCTACGATTTTCTGAATCGTTTCCTGAGCGGTGGTTCAGATATTGTATGGCGTAAAAAAGCGATTAAAGAATTGGGTAAAACCAACCCTAAGCTGATTCTCGATGTAGCCACCGGTACAGGTGATGTGGCCATCATGACTTGGAAGCAATTGCGACCCGAAAAAATCATCGGCGTAGATATTTCTAAAGGCATGTTAGATCTGGGCCGCAAAAAGATCAAAGACCTGGGTTTAAGTCATGCGATTGAGCTCCAACAGGGCGATAGCGAGCACTTACAGTTTGCAGATGGTCATTTTGATGCGATTTCTGTGGCTTTTGGGGTAAGAAACTTCGAAAACCTTGTTAAAGGACTCAAAGAAATGCATCGTGTATTGAAGCCGGGCGGTAATTTAGTGGTGTTGGAATTTTCTAAACCCAGACAAATTGGCTTCAAAGGGATTTATGATTTGTACATGACCCATATTGCCCCTGTGTTGGTTCAGTTGTTTTCCAGCAATAAACAAGCTTATCAATACCTGAATAAAAGCGTTCAGGCCTTTCCAGAGGGACAGGATTTCTTAAACATTATGCATGAAGCAGGATTTACCCAAACGTATTTGAAAAAACTGAGCCTGGGCATATGCACCATCTACTGTGGTACAAAGTCTGCTTCCGCAAACCATTGATCCTGCTAATTGCAGGTATCTTGTTATGTGCTTCACTCAAAGCACAACAAATCTATCGTGCTGATCATGATGACTGGACCTATTACTTCGGTCTAACTTTAGGCTATAACAGCGCTTACTTGCATCATACAAAATCAACCAGGTTTATGCAGAATGATTCTGTACTAACGGTTGAACCAGGATCAAGCGGTGGTATTGTCATGGGCTTATTGGCAACAGCACGCATCAGCGATCGTTTACAAATTCGCACCAACCCACAACTGATTATCGGTGGAGCTAAATACTTCAATTATACATTAGGCAGCCGACAGGCTTTTGAACAACCCACGGTGAAACAAACTTTGCCTGCTACTTTGGTGAGCTTTCCTGTGCACATGAAATTGAATTCTGACCGCATTGGTAATTTCAGAATGTATTTGTTGGGCGGACTTCGATACGATATGGATTTAAGCAGCAATTCTTCTGCACGAAATGCAGAAGACCTGATTAAACTCAAACGAAACGATTACCTGATTGAAACCGGATTGGGTTTTAATTTCTATTTACCGTTTGTAACTATCTCCCCTGAAATAAAGTTCAGCAGAGGTATCACCAATATGCATCAAACAGATCCTGCACTGAAATATTCCAGTGTCATTGATAAAATACAATCGCGCATGATTGTATTCTCCCTGCATTTTGAAGATTAGTTAGAAATCGAAATCACGCCGGCCGATATTCCATCGCACACCTGCTGAAAAAACAGTTGTATTGCTTGCGCCTTTTAGTTGGGTGGAATAATTTCTTTGCAGATAATTGACATCAATGAAAAGATTCTCAAACAATTCATAAGATGCCAGCAAATTGACCATCAATCCTTCTGCTTTATCGCCACTGCCTACATACCAGGCATATTCACGTGGCCTTGATTTATTATTGATTAACGGATTGGCTCCCATATTGATGCCCAAAGAATCAATTCCTTGTGTGAATACAATTGCCTTGGCTTGAAGATATAACCGCTTGGTAGGCTGGGCTTTCAACACTGCAATGTATTCCTGAAAATTTGAACCCAATGGATGTGCAAATGGTTGATTATAATGCGTCCAATTGGCAGCAGTATCAAAATGCGAATACATATATGGACGCACGCGATTCATTTCCAATTGCAGATCCACGTTCTTCACACCCAGCACATCCACATACTTCATCCCAAGCTGATAGCCATATTTGTTGCCCCACCAATCTTTACGTGAAAACAATTGCTCTGTCCAGAATTCATCAAAATTGATCTTACCATAGACTTGAATTCTTTTGAGCAGGTTCATCTTCATATCAATACCCACCATCGAGTTATCTGCACTGCCAATTTGTTGTTGCTGTGGTAGTACAAACATCACCGGAATCATGTACATAAAATCAAAATGATTCACACGGCCAAACATCGCGGCATCAAACAAGCCCACATTCAACCACTTGGTCACATTCACGCTCAGGTGATTCATGCGGAAATACTTGCGTGGATAATTCTGATTGCCTGTATTGAATACTGCCTGCTGCGGAATCAATTCCATAAACAGGTTCTCGTAATTGAATTTCCAGATGCGTGTATTGATTTTAAGAAACAGATTATTGTTACTGAAATCACTGAGATACAAGCTACGCAAACCGTTACCTATGAAATTTTTATCGTAACCAAATTGCATTTCAATTGCCTTAGCCACCTGCCAACTGATAGATCCTCTTACATCAAAATAATCATATCCTTCGGGTATTGATAAAGCTTTATAAAATCCGGCCCCAGGCACACCCCTTCCATTACGCACCCATTGCTGCACATAGCGAGGTGTGCGTTCTTGATTTTCGGTGAAGTATATATGAAAGCCCAGCCTCTTGCCAATCAATCCTCGGGCAACCGCTCCGCGTGTGTTTTGGAAAATAGGTCTGTCGTAACCGGTTTCTTGTCCTTGATGATAACTGATAATGGGGTTCACCGCCAGAAAAAAATCCTTATCCTGCACTTCCAGCAGATTACCCTTGGTGGTATAAAATGTTTTCAAAATCGGCTTCTGAGAAAAATAGCTTGCACGTGGTGCAGACCACTCACTGTTATTCATCAGAAAACGCTGCATATTGTATTGATCGATCTTGGATAAGCGATCAGCTTGATAATCCTTGATCTGAACCAGGCTGTCAATAGCTTCCACTTCCTTGGTTACCCATTTTCTGTTATAGGGCTTGATGATGGAGAAATTCAGTCCGGGCCGCTGCATTTTAATCTCCAGCCTGTCGAGCATTTGCTGATCCTTCATCCCCATCTGGAGATAGCTAGATTGGGCCGATAACAAAAAAGGCAGGAAAAGGGATAGACACCCGATGTATTTGATAAATTGCGTGCGATACCTGTTCAATTCAAACTGATTCATCATGTCAAAATACGTCATTAAAGATACATGCATTGTTAACGAGGGACAAAGAATTTACGGTGATCTGCTGATTGCAGATGGTCGTATAGAAAAAATCGGCGGAACCATCAGCGATAGCAATGCTAAAGAGATACCTGCTAATGGTCAGCTGTTGCTTCCCGGCGTCATTGATGATCAGGTTCATTTCAGAGAACCCGGCCTAACCCATAAAGCCACCATTGGCACAGAAGCCAAAGCAGCAGTTGCTGGGGGCGTTACCAGCTTTATGGAAATGCCCAATACCATGCCACCGGCATTTACTTTGGACTTACTTGAGAACAAATACAAAATCGCTGCGCAATCTTCACTGGCCAACTATTCTTTTTTCATGGGCACTTCTAACAATAACCTGGAAGAAGTAGTGAAAGTAAATCAGCACAAAAATGATATCTGTGGCGTAAAAATTTTCATGGGTGCATCTACAGGAAACTTACTGGTAGATGATCCTCTGCAATTAAACGGCTTATTTGAGCGCGTAGAAGTATTGATAGCAACGCATTGCGAAGACGAAGCCATGATTCGCCATAATCTGGAGCAAGCAAAAGCATCCGGTAGAACCTTGACAGCAAAAGACCATCCTATCATCCGAGATGTGGATGCCTGCTTTGAATGTTCACTGCGTGCGGTACAGCTGGCTAAGAAACATGGTACACGTTTGCACATACTGCATATCACAACAGAAAAAGAATTGCAGCTCTTCAGCAATATGCTGCCATTAGAAGAAAAGCGCATTACTAGTGAGGTTTGTGTGCATCACCTCCATTTTACTGATCAGGATTATGAACGATTAGGCAATCAGATCAAATGCAATCCTGCTATCAAAGCGCCGCACAATAGAGAAGCATTGTGGAAAGCGCTGAATGATGATGTGATTGATGTGATTGCCACCGACCATGCCCCACATACCTGGGCCGAGAAGGATGAAGATTATTTACATGCCCACGCCGGACTACCACTCGTGCAGCATCCGTTACTGATGATGTTGCATTATGTGCAGGAAGGACGCATCACATTGGAGAAAGTGGTGGAGAAAATGAGCCATGCAGTAGCCAGATGCTTTCAGATCAAAGACAGGGGTTTTATCCGCGAAGGGTATTTTGCCGATCTGGTATTGGTTGACATGCAGCAACCATATACGGTTACCAAAGAGAATATTCTGTACAAATGTGGCTGGAGTCCGCTGGAAGGTTTCCAGTTTCCGGCAACAGTTACCCATACTTTCGTAAACGGACATCTGGTTTATGGAAATGGGGTGTGGGATGCATCACAATATGGCCAGCGTTTACAGTTTAATCGCGATTAAGTCAGGTTCAACTGTTTTTGCTATTTTACTGATCAAACCAAGACCCGCATGCAGGCAGACAAGACTACCCTGTCAGACTTATCCATATTCAGCTCAGAAGAAGACCACTCGGTCTTTCACGCATTGAACTTTACTGAAACCAATGGAGGCAGGGACTATCTGCGACAAATACTGGCGCGCCCACTGAGTTCTACCAAAGAAATCAGGGATACGCAGAAAACCATTCAGCATTTATTGCAAATACTGCCCAGATGGAATAGCCGTATTTCCAATGGCACCATCATGGTGGCTGAAAAGTTTTATGAAACGCAGATCACCAGCATGCCCAAAGGCGCGAATATCTATTCTGCGTATATCTATAAATGGCTAAATGCTTCCGATTTTAGTATCTGCCGGTATTCAGTGGAACATTTTGTACACCTACTGCAGGGCATGCAGGAAATACATGATCTCTTATACGGTACCGATAGCAGTATTCAAATCAGCTTATGGTTGCAGCGTATCAGCATGCTACTGAATAAACCAGGCGTGCATGATATCCTGCGTATAGACAATCCTAAAAAGATCAGCATCATCCAGATATTGGATATCGCATCCTTCATGCATGGGCATTACAAACAAGCCGCTTTTGAACTGATTGATATCTTCAGCAAGATAGATGCTTACCTCAGCTTAGCCAAAGCTTGCCAGCATTTCCAGCTTTGTTTTCCTGAAGTAACAGATGCTGAAGAACCTTCCATTATTGCTGAACAACTCTATCACTTGTTGTTACCAACACCGGTGTCGTATGATGTTCAATTGAACAGAGCCAGCAACTTCCTATTTCTTACTGGCGCCAATATGGCGGGTAAGAGCACTTTTATCAAAGCTGTGGGTGTAGGTGTGTATCTGGCACAATTGGGTATGGGTGTGCCCGCTAAAAGCATGCGCATTAGTTTCTTTGATGGACTGCTCAGCAATATCCATGTGATGGATAATATTGTTAAGGGAGAGAGTTATTTCTTCAATGAAGTGCAACGCATTCGCAAGACCATTGAAAAAATCAGTGATGGCAAAAAATGGCTGATCCTGATTGATGAATTGTTCAAAGGAACCAATGTGCAAGATGCCATGAAGTGCAGCACAACCGTGATTGAAGGCTTGCGCAGGATGCAAAATGCTGTATTCATTCTTTCGACACACTTATACGAAATAGGCGAACCACTGCAACAATACCCCAATATCCAATTCCGCTATTTTGAAACCCATGTACAGGACGACCAGCTGGCTTTTAGCTATCAACTGAAAGAGGGTATCAGTAATGACCGATTGGGCTACCTGATTCTGAAAAGAGAAGGTGTAGTAGAGCTGCTGAACAAACTCTAGGAAAGCATTTTATTTTCTCCCTATCTTTATAGCATCCTCAATGAAACCCGGCATTCGCCGGTGTCATTACATCAATTATAAATGAATTTGTATGCTGGTGAAAACCTTTGGCAGCGCCGTGTATGGCGTGGAAGCCATCACCATTACCATTGAGGTGAGTGTGTCTAACGGACAAAATTATTTCATCGTTGGGCTACCGGATAGTGCCGTCAAAGAAAGTATTCAACGCATTGAAAGCGCCATCAAGAGTAACGAATACCACATGCCGCGCACCAAGATTATTGTGAATCTCGCACCAGCTGATATTCGCAAATCTGGCTCTGCATTTGATTTACCCATAGCTGTTGCAGTGTTAGGCGCCAGTGAGCAAATTGAAGAACCTGAAAGACTCAAGGATTATGTGATCATGGGTGAGTTGAGTCTGGACGGCACTGTGCAACCGATCAAAGGCGCCCTACCTATTGCCATACAAGCCAGAAAAGAAGGCTACAAAGGCTTGATTGTACCCAAAGAAAATGTGCGTGAAGCGGGTATGGTAAATCAATTAGATGTGTATGGTGTATCTCATCTAACAGAAGTCATCGATTTCTTTCGCGATGAACAAAGTATGCAGCCGGAGATCGTTCATACACGGGATGAATTCTTTGCATCACAATATGATTTTGATACCGACTTCACCGATGTAAAAGGACAAGAACATATCAAACGCGCATTAGAGATCGCCGCAGCAGGCGGACACAATGCCATCTTAATCGGCCCACCGGGCGCCGGTAAAACCATGCTAGCGAAAAGATTGCCGACCATTCTACCACCACTCAGTTTACAAGAAGCACTAGAGACCACCAAGATTCATAGCGTGGCGGGTAAACTGCAAGGTGGAACGGCTCTCATCAGCAAAAGACCTTTTCGTTCGCCGCATCATACTATTTCAGATGTGGCATTGGTGGGTGGTGGTGGTATTCCCCAGCCCGGTGAAATTTCACTCGCACACAACGGTGTTTTATTCTTAGATGAATTACCTGAATTCAAGAGAACGGTATTGGAAGTGATGCGCCAACCCATGGAAGAAAGAAGAGTGACGATTTCACGAGCGAAAGTGGCTTTGGATTTTCCTGCCAATTTCATGCTCATTGCTTCTATGAACCCCTGTCCTTGTGGCTTTTACAATCATCCCGAGAAAGAATGCACTTGCGCCCCCGGTGTAGTACAGAAATACCTCAACAAAGTGTCCGGGCCCTTGCTCGACAGAATAGACTTGCATGTAGAAGTAACACCTGTTCCTTTCAGCGAACTCAGCAATCAGCAAAACGGCGAATCATCGGCACATATCCGCGAACGCGTGATACAAGCCAGGGAGA is drawn from Chitinophagales bacterium and contains these coding sequences:
- the bshA gene encoding N-acetyl-alpha-D-glucosaminyl L-malate synthase BshA produces the protein MKIGIVCYPTYGGSGVLATELGKALADKGHQVHFITYQQPVRLNEFNTNIFYHEVRVNSYPLFDYPPYELALASMMVDVIINHDLDLLHVHYAIPHASAAYLAKQIVKQKKGRDVPVITTLHGTDITLVGKDKTYEPVVTFSINESDAITAVSQNLKEETYKYFQITKDIEVIYNFVDLTRFSKKPIDAFRQVIAPKGEKILMHASNFRKVKRVGDVLKVFAAVRLRMPAKLLMVGDGPERFAMEELARELHIDEDVRFVGKQEQMEDILAVSDVFLLPSEYESFGLAALEAMAARSVVISTNAGGLSEINIQGETGFMADVGDVAAMSEYAIGLLSDDAKLEAMKEKAYEQAKRFDIHNIIPVYEKLYSRFCRLECEA
- a CDS encoding aspartate aminotransferase family protein; the encoded protein is MSHKELFLRHVAQTSQAPIGIEMVKAEGVYLYGADGQQYIDLIAGFSVANIGHSHPAVVKAVQTQAAEYMHLIVYGEFIQQPQVAYAKLLTEHLPASLNCVYFTNSGTEATEGAMKLAKRVTGRTRIISFNNSYHGSTQGALSVMGGEYWRNAFRPLLPDVLHLNYGSAEALEAIDHTVACVIMETVQAEAGVNAPDAAWIQSVRKKCDEHCVLLILDEIQSGFGRTGKLWAFEHFGIVPDILLLGKALGGGMPLGAFIADQRLLSTLTHDPVLGHITTFGGHPVSCAAGKAAFEVLLASDWMATAPNLVTELGEALLQHPLVQRVHLFGAWMAVEFADDATAQSIIHRAVKHGLITDWFLFAPNCMRIAPPLCITSEEIQTITKKLLEVLNA
- a CDS encoding gamma carbonic anhydrase family protein; this encodes MALILPVENKHPQFGQDCFVAPNATIVGDVTMGDQCSVWFNAVVRGDVHYIRMGNKVNVQDGAVIHCTYQKHPTNIGNHVSIGHNAIVHGCTIHDHVLIGMGAIVMDRCEVHSNSIIAAGAVVLEGTIVEAGTIYAGVPAKKVKNIPPELISGEIERIANNYTHYASWFDAHNQAPTSNL
- the rsgA gene encoding ribosome small subunit-dependent GTPase A, which produces MRARVYKSTGSWYQVKSDAGSRYNARLKGVFKTEDISSTNPIAVGDEVEIEEELETEQSAVITEIHDRKNYVIRASPHTRWQHHIIASNLDQSLLFITLKEPRTSQGFVDRFLISCEAYHIPAILIVNKADIYRKKELALFEEWKEMYTAIGYTVLLTSVLESMGMDEVRSLLQHKTTLLSGHSGVGKSSFINAVFPEMGLRTQEVSGWSGKGMHTTTFAEMFDIPGGGSIIDTPGIRELGLVDISKQELSHYYPEMRQYINDCQFNNCSHINEPGCAVKNAVAEGLIHENRYISYLGLYDSIEENQY
- the ubiE gene encoding bifunctional demethylmenaquinone methyltransferase/2-methoxy-6-polyprenyl-1,4-benzoquinol methylase UbiE, whose product is MGQFAHDEVVPFGDSQLEKKAQVAQMFDKIAFRYDFLNRFLSGGSDIVWRKKAIKELGKTNPKLILDVATGTGDVAIMTWKQLRPEKIIGVDISKGMLDLGRKKIKDLGLSHAIELQQGDSEHLQFADGHFDAISVAFGVRNFENLVKGLKEMHRVLKPGGNLVVLEFSKPRQIGFKGIYDLYMTHIAPVLVQLFSSNKQAYQYLNKSVQAFPEGQDFLNIMHEAGFTQTYLKKLSLGICTIYCGTKSASANH
- a CDS encoding outer membrane beta-barrel protein codes for the protein MHHLLWYKVCFRKPLILLIAGILLCASLKAQQIYRADHDDWTYYFGLTLGYNSAYLHHTKSTRFMQNDSVLTVEPGSSGGIVMGLLATARISDRLQIRTNPQLIIGGAKYFNYTLGSRQAFEQPTVKQTLPATLVSFPVHMKLNSDRIGNFRMYLLGGLRYDMDLSSNSSARNAEDLIKLKRNDYLIETGLGFNFYLPFVTISPEIKFSRGITNMHQTDPALKYSSVIDKIQSRMIVFSLHFED
- a CDS encoding dihydroorotase — translated: MSKYVIKDTCIVNEGQRIYGDLLIADGRIEKIGGTISDSNAKEIPANGQLLLPGVIDDQVHFREPGLTHKATIGTEAKAAVAGGVTSFMEMPNTMPPAFTLDLLENKYKIAAQSSLANYSFFMGTSNNNLEEVVKVNQHKNDICGVKIFMGASTGNLLVDDPLQLNGLFERVEVLIATHCEDEAMIRHNLEQAKASGRTLTAKDHPIIRDVDACFECSLRAVQLAKKHGTRLHILHITTEKELQLFSNMLPLEEKRITSEVCVHHLHFTDQDYERLGNQIKCNPAIKAPHNREALWKALNDDVIDVIATDHAPHTWAEKDEDYLHAHAGLPLVQHPLLMMLHYVQEGRITLEKVVEKMSHAVARCFQIKDRGFIREGYFADLVLVDMQQPYTVTKENILYKCGWSPLEGFQFPATVTHTFVNGHLVYGNGVWDASQYGQRLQFNRD
- a CDS encoding DNA mismatch repair protein MutS, with amino-acid sequence MQADKTTLSDLSIFSSEEDHSVFHALNFTETNGGRDYLRQILARPLSSTKEIRDTQKTIQHLLQILPRWNSRISNGTIMVAEKFYETQITSMPKGANIYSAYIYKWLNASDFSICRYSVEHFVHLLQGMQEIHDLLYGTDSSIQISLWLQRISMLLNKPGVHDILRIDNPKKISIIQILDIASFMHGHYKQAAFELIDIFSKIDAYLSLAKACQHFQLCFPEVTDAEEPSIIAEQLYHLLLPTPVSYDVQLNRASNFLFLTGANMAGKSTFIKAVGVGVYLAQLGMGVPAKSMRISFFDGLLSNIHVMDNIVKGESYFFNEVQRIRKTIEKISDGKKWLILIDELFKGTNVQDAMKCSTTVIEGLRRMQNAVFILSTHLYEIGEPLQQYPNIQFRYFETHVQDDQLAFSYQLKEGISNDRLGYLILKREGVVELLNKL
- a CDS encoding YifB family Mg chelatase-like AAA ATPase; protein product: MLVKTFGSAVYGVEAITITIEVSVSNGQNYFIVGLPDSAVKESIQRIESAIKSNEYHMPRTKIIVNLAPADIRKSGSAFDLPIAVAVLGASEQIEEPERLKDYVIMGELSLDGTVQPIKGALPIAIQARKEGYKGLIVPKENVREAGMVNQLDVYGVSHLTEVIDFFRDEQSMQPEIVHTRDEFFASQYDFDTDFTDVKGQEHIKRALEIAAAGGHNAILIGPPGAGKTMLAKRLPTILPPLSLQEALETTKIHSVAGKLQGGTALISKRPFRSPHHTISDVALVGGGGIPQPGEISLAHNGVLFLDELPEFKRTVLEVMRQPMEERRVTISRAKVALDFPANFMLIASMNPCPCGFYNHPEKECTCAPGVVQKYLNKVSGPLLDRIDLHVEVTPVPFSELSNQQNGESSAHIRERVIQAREIQAERYQAYPGIYANAQMSSKQLREICVIDGVGEALLKKAMERLNLSARAYDRILKVSRTIADLANSTHIRPEHLAEAIQYRSLDREGWAG